In one window of Herpetosiphonaceae bacterium DNA:
- a CDS encoding universal stress protein — translation MTRHNALIPLDGSAFSREILSPICRLFDPGEYHVTLLRVAEPPESLVAAPPRPLPVDHMLLTTYDSAREAELAHHPIYDNQRDESLRAGLEAELQPDVQRLRAAGFQVSVMIRFGDPAEEIIDVTEQHKMDVVAMATHGRTGLRRLVLGSVAEQVVSKLTIPVLLISPFARPITTQVTRETAVVSIPK, via the coding sequence ATGACAAGACACAACGCGCTTATTCCACTTGATGGCTCTGCCTTCAGCCGCGAAATTTTATCGCCTATCTGCCGCTTGTTCGACCCCGGTGAGTACCATGTGACGCTCCTGCGGGTTGCGGAGCCGCCCGAAAGCCTCGTCGCCGCGCCGCCGCGTCCGCTGCCCGTCGATCATATGCTGCTCACAACCTACGACTCGGCGCGTGAGGCCGAGCTGGCGCATCATCCGATCTATGACAATCAGCGCGACGAGAGCCTGCGCGCCGGGCTGGAGGCTGAGCTACAGCCGGATGTGCAGCGACTACGAGCGGCGGGCTTTCAGGTTTCGGTCATGATCCGCTTTGGCGATCCGGCGGAAGAGATCATCGATGTGACCGAGCAGCACAAGATGGATGTCGTCGCGATGGCAACGCATGGTCGTACCGGCCTGCGTCGTCTGGTACTCGGCAGCGTCGCCGAGCAGGTTGTGTCGAAGCTGACGATTCCTGTGCTGCTGATCTCGCCATTCGCCCGGCCCATCACGACGCAGGTCACGCGCGAGACGGCAGTTGTTTCCATCCCTAAATAA
- a CDS encoding peptidylprolyl isomerase, with product MAIRRRSRSQRILLEGAAVVAIVLLGMGLRVLWEDIYLPSRPVAQVGDQTASGSYFRKLLELQVVYSAILEQLDTAGAEAHQADERQADHQHRDQAPTDLVSQVAAELRALQNAPMDHALIDHWILEETLLQGAEREQRGVDDTAVLAALAQALQADAQEGDHHHDDHQEQAPDAHGKQADRDSISPDQARQIIDSTLSARLTRLAAQLEQNSPGLSINFSPDELREYALRLQRLDLLRDRIAEALVPATSAPIVPQVQAQSLFLSIPISLTKDVKLRETALEPRKAEADQIYARLMAGADFSVIAREHALDDHGITPYWTIAQRLLPGAREALQTLPIGQISQPVKTEVGWGIYKVLSREQRPDEQQLRQMREDALQSWLTTQQATLGITRFVEPPAEAPGPHEDLGPDHRQPQQQDAPDDHHSAAGRSSHP from the coding sequence ATGGCAATCCGAAGGAGATCACGCAGCCAGCGCATCCTGCTTGAGGGTGCAGCGGTTGTCGCCATTGTGCTGCTTGGCATGGGCCTGCGCGTGCTCTGGGAAGACATCTATCTCCCCAGCCGACCCGTCGCACAGGTTGGCGATCAGACCGCCAGCGGGAGCTACTTCAGGAAGCTGCTGGAGCTTCAAGTCGTCTATAGCGCCATCCTGGAGCAGCTTGATACTGCGGGAGCCGAAGCGCATCAGGCCGACGAGCGGCAAGCCGATCATCAGCATCGCGATCAGGCACCGACAGACCTGGTCAGCCAGGTCGCAGCCGAGCTGCGCGCGCTCCAGAATGCGCCGATGGATCATGCGCTGATCGACCATTGGATTCTTGAGGAGACGCTGCTTCAGGGAGCCGAGCGCGAGCAGCGCGGCGTGGATGATACCGCAGTGCTGGCGGCCCTGGCGCAGGCGTTGCAGGCCGACGCGCAGGAAGGCGATCACCACCACGACGATCACCAGGAGCAGGCCCCCGATGCCCACGGCAAGCAGGCAGATCGTGACTCGATCTCCCCCGATCAGGCGCGACAGATCATCGACTCGACGTTGAGCGCCCGCCTGACACGGCTAGCCGCCCAGCTTGAGCAGAACAGCCCCGGCCTCTCGATCAACTTCTCGCCGGATGAGCTGCGCGAGTATGCGCTGCGGCTCCAGCGGCTGGATCTGCTACGCGACCGGATCGCTGAGGCGCTGGTGCCCGCGACATCGGCACCGATCGTACCACAGGTGCAGGCGCAATCGCTGTTCTTGAGCATTCCCATCTCGCTGACAAAAGATGTCAAGCTGCGAGAAACAGCCCTGGAACCGCGCAAAGCGGAGGCCGATCAGATCTATGCTAGGCTCATGGCCGGCGCTGATTTTAGCGTCATCGCCAGGGAGCACGCCCTCGACGACCACGGTATCACTCCCTACTGGACGATCGCCCAACGGCTCTTGCCTGGCGCTCGTGAGGCACTCCAGACGCTGCCGATCGGACAGATTAGCCAGCCCGTCAAGACCGAGGTTGGATGGGGCATCTACAAAGTCCTCAGCCGAGAGCAGCGGCCCGACGAGCAGCAGCTCAGGCAGATGCGCGAGGATGCGCTCCAGAGCTGGCTCACCACACAGCAGGCCACGCTTGGCATCACCCGCTTCGTCGAGCCTCCTGCCGAAGCGCCGGGACCCCATGAAGATCTCGGCCCCGATCATCGCCAGCCGCAGCAGCAGGACGCTCCCGACGACCATCACAGCGCGGCGGGTCGATCCTCGCATCCCTAG
- a CDS encoding alpha/beta fold hydrolase: MRLHYQSYGQGTPLIILHGLFGSLTNWNTLSKRLSAYYRVLAVDQRNHGSSPHSDRITYADMADDLRKFMHQHGLESALLLGHSMGGKTAMQFALTHPELVRKLIVVDIAPKAYPPHHDTIFDALCALRLSDYSSRAELDQALAASIPNRATRQFLLTNVVRDEQGRFKWKINLDVIYQDYDAIIAAVESNARFSGPTLFIRGAASEYVEESDMPQINALFPQATLTTIEGAGHWVHAEAPDAFFDTVVEFLGRPA, encoded by the coding sequence ATGAGATTGCATTATCAGAGCTACGGGCAGGGCACGCCGCTGATTATCCTGCACGGGCTGTTTGGCTCGCTCACCAACTGGAACACTCTGAGTAAGCGCCTGAGCGCCTACTACCGCGTGCTCGCCGTCGATCAGCGCAACCACGGCAGCTCGCCGCACAGCGATCGGATCACCTACGCCGATATGGCCGACGATCTGCGTAAGTTTATGCACCAGCACGGCCTGGAGTCGGCCTTGCTGCTCGGTCACTCGATGGGCGGCAAGACCGCGATGCAGTTTGCGCTGACCCATCCTGAGCTCGTTCGGAAGCTGATCGTGGTCGACATCGCGCCGAAAGCCTACCCGCCGCACCACGACACGATCTTCGATGCGCTCTGCGCGCTGCGTCTGAGCGACTACAGCAGCCGGGCCGAGCTTGATCAGGCGCTGGCCGCCTCGATCCCCAACCGCGCTACCCGTCAGTTCTTGCTGACTAACGTGGTCCGCGATGAGCAGGGCCGCTTCAAATGGAAGATCAACCTCGACGTGATCTATCAGGACTACGACGCGATCATCGCGGCGGTCGAGTCGAATGCTCGCTTCAGCGGGCCGACGCTCTTTATTCGGGGCGCGGCCTCGGAGTACGTTGAAGAGTCCGACATGCCCCAGATCAACGCGCTCTTTCCCCAGGCGACGCTGACTACCATCGAGGGAGCCGGGCACTGGGTCCATGCCGAAGCGCCCGATGCATTTTTTGACACGGTCGTCGAGTTTCTGGGCAGGCCAGCCTAA